The genomic DNA GCTAACGCAATTACTGAATCTACCACTCTGTGTTCCCTGCGCCGCAGCTTGATAACCAAGTTTTAAAACATACATTTCCACAGATATGTCAGTGATTTTTCTCGTTTCATTCTTGAATTGTTCACAAGAATTGATGCTGGTTTGAGCCTTCGTTTGCTGCTTCAGATCAGGGAGATGCAGATCATGCTTGGGAAGGAGCTTGCCCTGAGGCATCAGGTCCAGTAATATATATAGGATAACGCACATATGTTACCACATATTTTCCATGTGTAAAATTGAACATAGTCTATTTTTCCCTTCGCAAATGTGAAAGAAATATGTTTAAAGGTTGAACCGTTGAAGAGAAGGTAGCggaaaagtaaaaaaataataatgccATTCCCAAGGGATTATTCTGCAAATTTTCTACATAGGTACACGTATACCATCTGGCATTCTCCAACGGATACTTCTGGAAGCTTCCAGCGGTTACAGCTGCCGCCACCGCAGAAAACCGCGCGGATACTTTCAACCTGCCGTCCCTCGTcttcgctccgccgccgccatcgtggTTACTCATCTTCGTTTCCAAGCGTAGCCATGGAGCTCGATCTCCCGCCGCAACAGGTCCCGGCGCTtaccgacctcgccgccgccgtccaccgcgccgcggcggccgctacCGCGCTCTCCACGCCATCTCCGtcctcccacgccgccgcggcggtggccgcccTCCGCGATGCCCACGCCGCCATCGGCTCCTTCCTCTCCAGGCtcgacgcggccgccgcctcgtccttCGACGATCAGCCGATGGCGGAAGGCGGCGAGGAGCTGGAGGTGAACGGGGAGGAGGAGCACATGGTCGGGGAAGTAGAGGAGGGACTTCGGGACTGTGTCCTGCAGGGGAGCAAGCGGCGGAAGCGGCCCGTGCCGCCGTCGTGGCCCCTAGGACGCCGCACGAGCGGCGGttgcgaggcggcggaggctgccgcgccgccggtgctggacgtcgaggggcggcggcgcgcggccatgGATCTACTGCTACAGTTCCATGCTTGATGCGTAGGAGGACGGTGAGTTGCTTTCGTGTTTCGACGCAGTACTTTGTTGGCTGAATTAGCTATTGATGCAAATAATCGTGAGAATTGTTTGCCATTTCTGGGCATTTTTTTAATCTAGAAATCATGCATGGAGAGTTAGATTTGGTGTCAAATACAACGATTGAAATGCGCTATAACGAGAAAACGTTCAAATGTATTCAGATTTGGCCAACAGCTAATGCTGGTGAGTAGTGACAGCTCTAAGTAGGTTGTGGAATGGAACTGATGGTTTGATTGAAGAGCACGTTTTGTGATGCTTCTAAAGATCTAGAAGTCGTGTTTAGCACTAATAGAAACCGAATTGTGAAATCTAAGAACTGTTAGGCTGCCTGCATTGCGCCTTTTCAGGGAGCACATGTAATTAGTATGTCAACACATTTAAGTCAACTTTGTCCAAAGTTTTGGTACGGCAGAGAACTAAAATCAGAAATACTTATGCAATCGTTTTGAAAGTGGCTGAGGTTCGTCTGGATTAACAGGACAGAAAGCTATAGGCCGTAGGTTATCTTTGGTCCTCcttggcaggccctttagtttGGTGCTTCTTGACAGGTCAATAATCTAGGTATTGACAGGGAAATTCTTTATGATCGTAGTAAACATTGGTGGAACAAGCACATAGGTATTGGCCTGTGTTTTAACTAATCCGCACTGGACCTCCTACttagcattctttttttttaatttcccTATCCATGTGTATCGACATTCCATACAGTAggtaaatttatttaaaaacaCAGCCCTAAATAAATCTCTTTGCCCCTTGTGAGCTCATCTGtccaaaccccccccccccccccccccccccccccccccgggttGAGCCTGGGAAGTGGTTCTTGCATGAGTAATATTTTCCTGTTGTTTCATCTCAACATTACTACTTCTCCTTGGATCTCCACTCCTGCTAATTCACTCTAGTGATTTTCAGGAATGGTTTTGAACAAATCATTGATTACTGGCGGGAGCGAAAGTTTTCTGACGTTTGAAACTCGTGGGCCATCCTGTTCTTCACGGAGATGCAGGCAATCAGACAGGCAGAGAGTAGGCAACATTATCCCACAGTGGGGACGCTTTGGGATCGGGATGGAGAAAGGGAGATGCTACTTCAGCCGAACTGTTTTCAGCTACTAGTGGGATTTAGGAAGTTTTGATTCCCAATAAAGGGCCTGATCATCTTTGTTCTCAGTTCCGCTGAACGGAGTACTGTCTATACAGCAGTAGTAGCATAGTACGGGTGTAAACTTTAATACCTATCATATCAgatgtttaatactaattaggagtattaaacatatggaatctaattcacaagatgaatatattaagccttagttcatgatttgacaatgtggtgctatagtaactatttgctaatgatgaattaattagccttaatagattcatttcgcgaattagacttagactcaatctgtgcaattagttttataattagatcagtTTAGTCCTCCtcattagcatccgaacatctgatgtgatccCGCGAAAGTTTAGCCtattgtatccaaacaccctagtGATagtgatccaaacaccccagtgATAGTGATAATGTGatcctactaaagtttagcatctcatATTCAAACATCCCAGCAACAGTGAATTTAGCATCTCGTATTCAAACATCCCAGCGAGCGACAGTGACGGGGCGACATGATGAGCGACAGTGACGGGGCGACAGTGACGGTTGCTTGCTCAACTTGTTTGTCACTGCAGTTGGTTTTCCTCAATGTCTACAGAATTGATCGTTGAGATGTTTTATACATGTTCATGTTATTCTGAAGTCGGGTGAAACAAACAAAGGGAGCTATAAAATTCAGCAATCGGACCACCTCAAATGGGACAGCTGGTTTGCGTAGGGCTCACGAGTCAGACAACCGGGCCGCGTCCACTGACAGCTGGGTCAGGAAACAAAGCCCATCCGTGATCTACCCGCGAAATCAAGGCTCCCACGTCCCACCTACCCCGAGGCCCAGGCCGGCCGCGAGAGCGGTGCGAAACCACCATGGCCAACGCTCTCCTTCTGCTCCTCTTCCTGTTTCTCTCGCGCGCCTCAGCGGCGGAGTACGGGGAGGAGCTGCtgcggcgcgcgggggaggaGCGGGAGTGGATGGTGGGCGTGCGGCGCCGCATCCACGCGCACCCGGAGCTCGCGTTCCGGGAGCACCGCACCAGCGCCCTCGTCCGCGAGGAGCTCGAGCGCCTCGGGATCAgcagccgcgccgtcgccgggaCGGGCGTCGTCGCTGATGTTGGCTCGGGTGCGCTCCCCATCGTCGCGCTCCGCGCCGACATGGACGCGCTCCCGCTCCAGGTCCTTTTCCCCTGTCCCCCCTTTCTCTCTG from Setaria italica strain Yugu1 chromosome VII, Setaria_italica_v2.0, whole genome shotgun sequence includes the following:
- the LOC101761960 gene encoding uncharacterized protein LOC101761960; translated protein: MPFPRDYSANFLHRYTYTIWHSPTDTSGSFQRLQLPPPQKTARILSTCRPSSSLRRRHRGYSSSFPSVAMELDLPPQQVPALTDLAAAVHRAAAAATALSTPSPSSHAAAAVAALRDAHAAIGSFLSRLDAAAASSFDDQPMAEGGEELEVNGEEEHMVGEVEEGLRDCVLQGSKRRKRPVPPSWPLGRRTSGGCEAAEAAAPPVLDVEGRRRAAMDLLLQFHA